The nucleotide window GCCTTTATCACATGCGTGCACGCGATTTCAAAACGTGTGCACGCGATGGACTCGCACACCGCGATGCAAGGGCACAACATCGGCCCAAGGGCCAAGGCCAAGGGACAAGATCGAGGTCCGGGTCGGCCTATGGCACAAGTTCGCCTAACCCAATGGCGATTGGCCCCAGACGCGCTCGGCGACGCGACGGACCAGCGCGACCTTGGCCCACTGCTCATCCTCGGTCAAGATGTTGCCCTCCTCCGTCGAGGAGAAGCCGCACTGGGTGGAGAGGCGGAGCCGATCGAGCGGAACGTACTTCTCGGCTTCGCGAATGCGGGCGACAAGGGCATCCTCGCCCTCGAGCTCTGGCGTCTTGGAGGTGACGAGCCCCAGGACGACGACCTGGTCACGAATGTGCGCGAGCGGAGCGAAGTCTCCCGAGCGCTCGGAGTCGTACTCCAGGAAGAAGCCATCGTAGTTCGCCTGGGAGAAGAGCGCCTTGGCGATGGGACCGTAGCCGCCGGACGAGAACCAGGTGGAGCGGAAGTTCCCGCGGCAGATATGGGTCGTGATGGTCATGTCGGCAGGACGGGCCTCGAGGGCCTTGTTGATCGTGTCGACATAACGCTGCGCCAGGCGGTCGAGGTCGAAGCCCTGCCCCTCGTACGCCGCGCGCTTCCGGGCGTCGCAGAGCTCCCCCCAGCTGGTGTCATCGAACTGCAGGTAGCGGCAACCCAGGTCGTAGAAGGCCCTGATGGCATGCTGGTAGGCGACGGCGATGTCATCGAAGAGGGCGCCTTCGTCCTGATAGCGCTCTATGGGCTGGTAGCTGGCCTTGCCACGTACGCAGGGGATGAGGTGGAGCATGGAGGGCGCGGGGATGGTCAGCTTGGTGGGATAGCCGTCCGCAATCCGGACGAGCCTGCGGTAGTGCTCGAGGAAGGGATGGTCGGCGCCAAAGTCGACCCTGCCGGAGAAGCGCAGCTGGGCGCCCTTGGGCTTGGGGCCCTTGAACTCGACGGACCACCGTTCGGCATCGACGTGCTCCACGCCCTCGAGCGCCTCCAGGAAGTCCAGATGCCACATGGCACGGCGGAACTCGCCATCGGTCACGGCCTTGAGGCCGGCCTTCTTCTCCTTCTGGACGAGATCGGCAATCGCCTCGTCCTCCACGGACGTCAGCTGGGCGCGGTCGATCCTCCCGGCAGCAAAGTCCTCGCGCGCCTGCTTGAGGCCAGCGGGACGCAGGAAGCTGCCGACGATGTCGTAGGTGTAGGGCGGCTGCTTGAGAGTGGGCATGGGGGCTCCTGTCGGGTGGGACTCTGTCGTGGCAAGGCCATCATGACACGTCCTCGTGGCAGGGGGTATGACGAGATTCCTATGGTCTGCTATAGCCAGAGACGATAACGGCGGAGCACGGAGAGGTGCCCGTCACGCACTCATCGCCCGCCCGCCACTCGCGCGACACCCCTGCTACTCCT belongs to Olsenella uli DSM 7084 and includes:
- a CDS encoding 5-methyltetrahydropteroyltriglutamate--homocysteine S-methyltransferase, producing MPTLKQPPYTYDIVGSFLRPAGLKQAREDFAAGRIDRAQLTSVEDEAIADLVQKEKKAGLKAVTDGEFRRAMWHLDFLEALEGVEHVDAERWSVEFKGPKPKGAQLRFSGRVDFGADHPFLEHYRRLVRIADGYPTKLTIPAPSMLHLIPCVRGKASYQPIERYQDEGALFDDIAVAYQHAIRAFYDLGCRYLQFDDTSWGELCDARKRAAYEGQGFDLDRLAQRYVDTINKALEARPADMTITTHICRGNFRSTWFSSGGYGPIAKALFSQANYDGFFLEYDSERSGDFAPLAHIRDQVVVLGLVTSKTPELEGEDALVARIREAEKYVPLDRLRLSTQCGFSSTEEGNILTEDEQWAKVALVRRVAERVWGQSPLG